A DNA window from Sylvia atricapilla isolate bSylAtr1 chromosome 6, bSylAtr1.pri, whole genome shotgun sequence contains the following coding sequences:
- the LYSET gene encoding lysosomal enzyme trafficking factor isoform X1, translating into MGCRAWRMMNFRQRMGWIGVGLYLLASAAAFYYVFEINETYNKLALEHIQQHPKEPQEGTTWTHSLKVRLLSLPFWLWTIIFLIPYLQMFLFLYSCTRADPKTVGYCIIPICLAVICNRHQTFVKASNQISRLQLIDT; encoded by the exons ATGGG GTGCAGAGCATGGAGAATGATGAACTTCCGCCAGAGGATGGGCTGGATTGGTGTGGGGCTGTACTTGTTAGCAAGTGCTGCAGCTTTTTATTACGTCTTTGAAATCAATGAGACTTACAACAAACTAGCACTGGAGCACATTCAGCAACACCCCAAGGAACCACAGGAAGGAACCACATGGACACACTCCTTAAAAGTACGACTGCTATCCTTGCCGTTTTGGCTGTGGAcgataatatttttaataccatATTTACAGATGTTCTTGTTCCTCTATTCCTGTACAAGAGCTGACCCCAAAACTGTTGGGTATTGCATCATTCCTATCTGCTTGGCTGTTATTTGCAATCGTCACCAAACATTTGTGAAGGCCTCTAATCAGATCAGTAGATTGCAACTGATTGACACTTAG
- the LYSET gene encoding lysosomal enzyme trafficking factor isoform X2, whose protein sequence is MMNFRQRMGWIGVGLYLLASAAAFYYVFEINETYNKLALEHIQQHPKEPQEGTTWTHSLKVRLLSLPFWLWTIIFLIPYLQMFLFLYSCTRADPKTVGYCIIPICLAVICNRHQTFVKASNQISRLQLIDT, encoded by the coding sequence ATGATGAACTTCCGCCAGAGGATGGGCTGGATTGGTGTGGGGCTGTACTTGTTAGCAAGTGCTGCAGCTTTTTATTACGTCTTTGAAATCAATGAGACTTACAACAAACTAGCACTGGAGCACATTCAGCAACACCCCAAGGAACCACAGGAAGGAACCACATGGACACACTCCTTAAAAGTACGACTGCTATCCTTGCCGTTTTGGCTGTGGAcgataatatttttaataccatATTTACAGATGTTCTTGTTCCTCTATTCCTGTACAAGAGCTGACCCCAAAACTGTTGGGTATTGCATCATTCCTATCTGCTTGGCTGTTATTTGCAATCGTCACCAAACATTTGTGAAGGCCTCTAATCAGATCAGTAGATTGCAACTGATTGACACTTAG